From the Chryseobacterium fluminis genome, the window CTTGCCAATATCAGTCAGACTATTTACATATCTTGCATTGATCCCTAAATGGTCAGAAAAATAATATCCGAGACCTAATCCGAGACCTACATTAAACTTGTTGATATCATCATTCTGAATATTCTCTGAGAAGGATTCGCTATTGGTAACGGTAACGCCATTTACAACGGTGGTCACTGCTTTTTCTCCCTCGGATTTTCCATTTAGAAAGTAGCTGAACTCGGGTCCTGCTTCTATATAAAATCTTTTGCCCGGCCTTATCTGAAGCATCAGCGGAACAGAAATATAATTTAAAGAAACTTTTGATCCTTTAATATTTTCATCAACTTCCGTTTTCTCTATATCAACACTTTCCGCGCCCATCTGACTGTATAATACTTCCGGCTGAAAACTGAAAAGTTGAGAAATAGGGAAGTCGGCATAGACGCCACCGTATAATCCCAGCTTCATGACATTGGTACCGAACTTTTGCTCATTAAAAGAAGCCGCATTAGCACCAGCCTTGATACCAAATCTAACAGGTCCTGTTCCTGCCGGTCCTGATGTTTGCTGTGCAGACAATAATGCTCCTGCTGTCATGGCAAGTCCTAGAAATAATTTCTTCATAATTTTTGTATTTACTATCATTTGTTTTCTTAATCAGATTTCAACTACCTGGCAAGATTCCTGCCAAAATACTCATAGATAATCAGATACCCAGGTGATGACAGAAATTTCAAATTTTAAATTACAGCCTAATTGTTGATTTATGAAAAAAAATTAACAGGAAATTATTACGATATTAAAACTTTCCACCGAAACCAGTTTGTAGATGAAAACATAATTTTGCAAAAATATTTTTTAATACGAAAAAGCCGGTCTCACAGAGGCCCGGCTTTTTCTATTGAAAGTAAATCTGTTATCTGAAATTGTATGCCATCCCTATCTGGAATGCATTATTTCTTACGGAACTTCCGGGGTTGTTTTTAAGAATATCAGTTATCCCCGCAGTATATCGTCCGGTAATACCTATATTGGGTGTAAAATAATATCCTACTCCTAAGCCGATTCCAAAATCAAACCCCTCGTAATCTTTTTTAACTTTTACAGATTCTCCATTAACCCGTACATGAGTACCCACTAAAAACCCAAATTGTGGTCCTGCTTCCACATAAAGCTCAGGCAGGATATTGTACTGCAACATAACAGGTACTGAAATGTAATCAAGATTTAATCGGGCATCTGTATAATCCACATAATACGCATAATAATCAGAGTAGTAATAATACGTATAATGCTGTGCACCCAATCCGTTATAAATGACTTCCGGCTGAACGCTGAATTTTGATGATACAGGAATGTTTACAAATGCCCCGCCATTAAATCCGGCTTTGAATTCTGCATAATCTGAGGAAACTCTGGAAAGATTAAAACCTGCCTTTAATCCAAATGAAACCGGAGAAGACGTAGGTTTAGTATTTTCCTGTGCCAATACTAATGTGCTAACTGTAACAGCTAAGCTTAAAAATAATTTCGTCATAATGTATTTAATTAATTTTTATTTCAAGGTGATTTGAATTATTCAACAAAACGCCTGCCAAATGATTAATATACAGGTATATACAGGATTCATTGAAAAATTAAAATTCGTTATTTAATTAGTTTTAATAAAAATATATAGTAAAAAATTACTATCTCGTTTAAATTATCAATTAGAATATAATAAATATAGAAAATTAAAATTTTTATATTTTTTTTAACATTAAAAAGGCCGGGTTTACAATGAAACCCGGCCTTTTTTATTGATTATTTAAAATGGTTAAAACTTATAAGCAATCCCAATCTGGAAAACACTGTTTCTTACAGCATCGTTATTATTATTGTTTTCGATGATATCAGTAGCTCCTGCAACAAATCTGGCCGTAAGCCCGAATCCCTGAGCAAAATAATATCCGGCACCCAGGCCAACCCCAAAATCAAATCCTTTGTAAAAGTTCTGCACGTCTGCAGATCCGCCGTCACCCTTGATCTTTCTGTTAATGGCAAAACTGAATTGAGGACCTGCTTCCAGATATAGCTCAGGAAGGATATTGTACTGCAGCATCACCGGTATTGAAATATAATCAAGATTCAGCCTTACATCAGAAAGATCTTTGTGTTTTGCCCCCATTCCGTTGTATAAAAGTTCAGGCTGAACACTGAATGAAGTAGCAACAGGAATATTCGCAAAAAATCCACCGTAAATTCCTGCTTTTGCTTTAGAATCATCGGCATTGACTGAAGAAACATTAAGTCCTGCTTTAATGCCGAATTTTACGGGAGAGGTGCTGGTTTTCACTGTTTCCTGTGCAAAAATAAGTGAGCCGGCAGAGATAGCCAGTCCCAGAAATAATTTTTTCATAGTTATTATAGTATTAATATAAACGATCAGTTCGTTTTCGCAAAAATAAGAATTTCTTCTTGAAAATTATTGATGATTACATGAAATTTCTGAGTCTGGTGAAGTATACAATCCCGAACTAAGCGGCTCCTGACGGGTAATAAAAAAATCAGGCTTACGAATAAACCTGATCTTCTATTGAATTAAAATTTGTTACATGAATGTTGTTAAGACTGGCTTATCTGAATTTAAAAGCTAAACCAACCTGAAATACGTTGTTTCTGATTGCATCAGATCCGCTGGGTCTGTCTTTGGCTATATCAGTAAGACCGGCAACATATCTTGCGGTGATTCCGATATTATCCGTAAAATAATATCCGGCCCCGATTCCGATACCAAAATTGAATTTGTTTAGGCTGTCTTTATAATCACCGGATTCTGAAATTGTTTCGTTATTCGTTTCATTTTTTGCTTTATTCTTAGCATTCACCATAAATCCGAATTCAGGGCCTGCTTCTAAATAAAGGTTTGGAATTACGTTGTACTGAAACATTACCGGTACGGCAATATAGTCAAGATGTCTGGAAGAAGAATATCTTGTTCCCAGAACGGTCTGGTCGTATTTATCTCCGTACTGAGAGTATAAAACCTCTGGCTGAATACTGAAAGAGCTTGCAATAGGAATATTGGCAAAAACACCTGCATTGAATCCTATTTTTGAGCCCTGATCATCAAGACCGCTGTCATTAGTAATAGAAGATACGTTCATTCCAGCTTTAACACCAAATGCTACCGGACTAGATGAGGTTACAGGTGTCTGTTGAGCAAAAGCCAATGAACCTGCTGTTACTGCTAATCCTAAAATTAACTTTTTCATAACTTATTTTTTTAATTTACTTTCTTGTTCTAAATTTTACTACTGCCAAATGTTCCGTTTGACGCAGAGTATCTTTCAAATTGTTTGCCAAAGTTGATATTTTTCATCAGAAACAGCTTTGATAAATAATTAATTTCGTTTAAAATACTGATACTCACGGAGTAAAAATTAAACACTTGTTTGTAAATAATGATGCAGGACAGATTATGATATTCATACCGTCGGATATTTTGCATTTACTGTGAAACTGAAAAAGTGGCAATCAGCTATGAATTGACGTCAGATTGATAATTGAAACCTTATTGAAAACCTTATCTATTTTTTCGATAAGAAACAAGACCGGTTATAATTTAAGATAATCGATATCATAGCTGTCACATTCCTGACACTGTAGTACCCGCAGGGTTAGTCTGCGGGTAATTGTTCCAACACTATATAATATATGGTGAAAGCGATGATTAATTATCAATCAGTTTTCTGTAGAAATGTATTGCTTTGACAATATTTTTATCGCTGCAGCGGATATCAAATCCACATGATCCTATACCGGTAATCAGCGAGAAATTAATTTTGTTTTCCGTATTTTTTTTGTCATTTAATAAAAATGCGGTGATTTCCTCATCTTTGAAATCGCTGATATCTAAATAAGGATAGTATCTCCGAATATTGTCCACAATGATTGACTGGTCTTCCTCCGATACCAATCCTTCAAGATAGGAGAGATGGGCTTCACAGATCATTCCTGCCGCTACCGCTTCACCGTGAAGTACAGGATTGCCTTGTTCCAGACATAAGCTTTCTACTGCATGGCCGATGGTATGGCCGAAATTCAAACTTTTACGGATATTCTGCTCATAAAAATCCTGCTGTACCACTTCCTGTTTGATGTCCATTGACTGCTGAATACAGGGTACAAGCGATTCTGCATCCAGCTTCTGAATCTGAATAAGAGCTTCCCAATGTTTTTTATCGGCAATTAAGCCATGCTTCAACATCTCTGCAAATCCGCTCCGCAATTCTTTAAAAGGAAGGGTTTCTAAAAACTTAGGATAAACGAATATTTTTTCAGGAAATGCAAATGTTCCCACCATATTTTTGAAATGCATCAGGTCGATACCTGTTTTACCTCCTATAGAAGCATCACACATGGACAACAGCGTAGTAGGAATATTAATAAATTTAATTCCTCTTTTATAGGTAGAAGCTACGAAACCTCCCATATCGGTAATGACACCACCGCCAAGATTAATAACAAGCGCTTTCCTGTCTGCCTGCATTTCCGTCAGTATTTCCCAAAGCTGATTGGCCGTCTGAATATTTTTCATTTCTTCACCCGCCTCAATTTCCAGGATCTCAAAGGCGAGATCGGTTTCCAGGTTCCCTAAAAGAACAGGAAGACAATATTCGTGTGTATTTTCATCAACTAAAATAAAGATTTTGCTGAAAGTTTTTTCTTGTAAAAAGTCGTTTAACTGAGAAAAATTATCATCTGCTATTGTTATCATTTTCGGTTTGTCTATGACGTTAGAATTAAAACTATATGGCAAAGTTATGATTCTTAATTTTTAACTCGTAACTAAATTACTATCTTTGCAAAAATATTTTAGCATGAGCAGAGACAATAATTCAGGAAAACCAAAAAGACCAAGAACTTCAACAAGAAATAATTCTGATGATTCTCGTGCTTCTAGATCCGGAAATTCTTCAGGATCTAAACCTTTCAAAAAACCATTCCCAAAGGCCGGAGAGAGAAATTCTGATTCAAAAAGAAGTGGTGACACAAGTTACCAGGCCCGTATGGATAAGAAATTTGGAAAAACCGAACAAGAGCCTTTTATTACCAATCCGGGTGAGGAAAAGAAGCCATTTGCCAAATCTGCTCCGAAAAGAGGAGGAAGCAGACCAACAAAAAGTTTTGACACCAGAGATAAATATGAAAGAGGCAGTTTAAAATACGGAAGAAGGCCGGGAAGCGGAGATGACAGAAATCAGGATGGCGCAAAATCTTTTGTGCAGAAAAGAAGACTGAATAAAATAGAGAAAGATATTCATAAAGATACAATCCGTCTTAATAAATATATTGCCAATTCCGGAATCTGCAGCAGGAGAGAAGCAGACGAATTAATCACTCAGGGACTTGTAGAAGTTAACGGAAAAGTGGTTACGGAGATGGGATACCAGGTTCAGAAAGTGGATAAGGTGGTTTTTGACGGACAGAATATTACTCCTGAAAAGCCGGTGTATGTACTTTTAAATAAACCCAAAGGATATATTTCCACTACTAAGGATGACAAAGCAAGAAAAACGGTGATGGATTTAGTTGCTAATGCTTCTCCTTACCGTGTTTTTCCGGTAGGTAGACTGGACCGTTCTACAACCGGAGTAATTCTTTTGACGAATGACGGGCACATGACCAAAAAATTAACGCATCCGTCATTTGATGCCAAAAAGATTTATCATGTGACGCTGGATAAGAAACTGACGAACGAAGACATGAAGCTGATTGCTGAAGGTATCCGTCTGGATGAAGGAATAGCGGTAGTGGATCAGATCTCTTTTATCGAAGGAAAACCAAAGAATGAGATCGGAATAGAAATCCACATCGGCTGGAACCGTGTGATCAGAAGGATTTTCCAAAGATTAGGATACGAAGTAGAGGCATTAGACAGAGTTATGTTTGCAGGATTAACGAAGAAGAACATCAAAAGAGGACACTGGAGAATTCTTACAGAACTGGAAGTGAATAATCTGAAAATGCTTTAACAGTGATAAGTGATGAGTGATGAATTTTACCATTGCTCATAATTTGATCCCTTATAAAGTTTATTTTGAGCTTAAAATAAAAAAAGACGTAGAGACTGACTTCTACGTCTTTTTTATGTGAGTTCTTTTATTAACTGAAAAAGAATTAACCTAAAACGGTTACCCCTTTCTGGATCATTTCATAAATCGCATCTCTGCCATTATCCGGTTTTACGTTGACAGCGCGTGTTCCGTTGAAATGAAGGCAGGTTACATATCCGTTGGCCACAGCATCGGTACAGGTAAATTTCACGCAGTAATCCATCGCAAGACCTACGATTTCCACCAGCTGAATTTCGTGATATTTTAAGAAATCATCCAACCCGGTTTTCATAAAGTGATTATTATCCTGAAAACCGCTGTATGAATCAATTTCAGTATTTTTTCCTTTTTGTACAATGTGCGTCACCTTATCTCTGTTCAGATCTTTATGGAACTCGGCTCCGGAGGTTCCCTGAACACAGTGATCCGGCCACATAAACTGCGGTACACCATTTAAAATAATGCTTTCTCCGATTTTCCTGCCATTATTGCTGGCGAAACTTTTATGATTGGAAGGATGCCAGTCCTGTGTTAAAATGATCTGATCATACTCATTATCTTCCATGAGGAGATTAATATAGGGAATCACTTCATTCGCTCCCGGAACTGCTAATGCACCACCTTCGCAAAAATCATTCTGTACATCTACGACGATTAACGCTTTTTTCATATTTTGATTTCTCGAATTTTTGATAAAAATATAAAAACTATTCTTCAAAAATATATCCAAATTAAAAATGTCGGACAAAAAGGCATTGACAGCGATAACTCTGGCTGATGTTTTATCAACCTTAAAAAGCAGCTAGAGATGGTAAAGTATCTTTATCTGTTTAACAAAATTTTTACAGCCTGATGTTAATTTTCAGATAAACCAAATGCCAATAGCTTATCTTTGCACCAAATAAGTATTTTTATGTCATTTGAGTCTTTAGGATTATCACACCATATTATTCGCTCGGTTAACAAGCTAGGCTATCTTAAGCCATTTCCTATTCAGGAGCAGGCTGTTCCTGTGATCTTACAAGGGAAGGATCTGATGGGTATTGCACAGACCGGATCCGGAAAAACCGCCTGTTTTGTGATGCCGATATTAGAAAAATTACAGAATGGAGAAGTAAAAAAGGACCGTAATGTTCAGGTGCTGATATTGGTACCAACCCGTGAACTGGCCATCCAGATCGATGAGGTTTTCAGGGCGTTTACAGAAAATCTGAAGCGTGAGATCCGTACCATGGCTGTATATGGTGGAGTTTCAATTAATCCGCAGATGAAAGGCCTTTTTGGCGTGGAAGTTCTAATTGCCACACCGGGACGTTTGCTGGATTTGATAGATCATAACGCGTTAAGTATTTCAGAAATTCAGCATTTGGTGATTGATGAAGCAGATAAAATGTTTCAGCTGGGATTTGAGGAGGAAATGAATAAACTGTTTTCCTTAATGCCGGTGATAAAACAGACCACTTTATTTTCAGCTACGCTCAATGATAAAGTTTCTGAGATGAAGGAACGTTTAGCGATTGACCCGGTGATCATTGAGATCAGGAAACAGGAAGTGGAAATTGATCATATCGAACAGCTGGCTTATCATGTTTCTCCGGAAAACAAAGGACCTTTTCTGCGTTATCTGATCAAAGAAAAAAAAGTGGAGAAAGCACTGATCTTTGTTTCATCTACCAGAGCTGCGGATAATTTAGTCGAAAAACTGAAAAAAAACAAAATAAAAGCGGTGGCTATTCACAGCCAGAAATCGCAGGGTGCCCGTAGAAATAATCTGGAAGAATTCAGGGTAAATGGTGCTCAGATCTTAGTCGCTACCGACTTAATTGGCCGTGGTATCCACATTGATGCGCTGCCTTGTGTCATCAACTATGAATTACCACGCTCCCCTTTAGATTATGTTCACCGGATCGGAAGAACAGGCCGTGCCCATGAAAAGGGGACTGCCATCAGCATTCTTACGGATGATGAATTACAGCACTTCAGGGTCATTCAAAAGAAAATGGGAAAGAGGGTAACTTTACAGCGAACGGAAGGCATTGACCTACATGGTTATTAATCAGCCCACTTCATCATACAAGCTTCAGTCTAACAGAACTGAAGCTTTTTTAATGATGAATTTAAACTTCAGTTCTGTCAGAATCAGTGTTTTTTTGATACATTTACAAAAGATGATTTCCTGTGATATAACAGAATTAAAACGAATATAATGAGCGATTTAGAAAAAAAGAAATTTCCGATAGGTCCGTTTGAGGCTCCTGAAAACATCTGTGACATCATGCTTGATGAGCATATAAAAGTGATCAGGGATTTTCCGGGCAGATTAAAAAATCTTATCGAGGATTTTTCAGATGATCAGTTAGACACTCCGTATCGTGAAGGCGGATGGACCGTAAGACAGCTCGTGAATCATCTTGCGGACAGCCACATCAACAGTTTTATGCGTTTTAAACTGGCTTTAACCGAAGAGAACCCTACCATAAAACCCTACGATGAAGCCCGATGGGCTGAATTGCAGGACAGCATCAATATGCCTGTAAAACCTGCGATGAGAATGATTAAAGGAACTCATCAGAGATGGGTGGCATTGCTTAAAAGCTTAACCAACAAACAGTTCGAAAGAACGTTTAATCATCCTGAACATCGTAAAAGCAATAATCTGAGATTTTATCTGGCGATGTATGCCTGGCATTGCAACCATCATTATGCCCACATCGAAAACCTGAAAACCGAAAGAGGCTGGTGAGAAAAACACTTCACAACCGCTTGTTTTTTGAAGAGATAGTAACCCGTATTTCCAGACTTTCAGAAAATTCCTCAGGAAAATGGGGGAAAATGAATGCCGCCCAGATGCTCAGACATTGTGACCTTGTTCTGCAGATTGCCTTGAAAAAGATTGATATTCCGAAGATTAATCCTCTTTTTGAAGCCATAGGATTTTTAACGAAAAAAGAAATGCAGATTTTCAATAACGGAATTCCCAGAAATATGCCTACTTTTCAAAAACTAATCATTAATTTTGAGTGTGATTTTAATGATTCCAGAAAAGGCTTGCTGAAAACACTGGAAGAGTATTGGTTTGCTTATCAGAACAATAATCTGCCTGACAGGCATGTTCTTTTTGGAAAGATGAGAGAAAAAGACTGGGGATTTTTGGAATATAAACATCTTCACCATCACCTAAAACAATTTAAAGTATGAGTTTTTTTGATAAAATATTTGGCGGTAAGCAGGAAGATTCTGAACAGAAATCTTTTTGGAAAAATATAGAAAATGAAGAAGATCTGAAGGCTGCTATTGAAGCCTCTTATCAACATAAAATCGGTATTTTCAAACATTCGACAAGCTGCTTTATCAGTAAGACGGTCTTGAGAAATTTTGAAAAAGAACTTGAAGGACAGGACGGAAATCCGGTAGTTTACTATCTGGACCTGCTGGCTCACCGGCCTCTTTCCAATAAGATTGCAGAAGATTTCGGGATCCGGCACGAAAGTCCGCAATTCATCGTCTTGGAAAACGGAAAAGCCATTAACAATGCTTCTCACCAGGATATTTCCTTAAGCCAGCTTGTATAAGAGAATGAAAAATATTAATAATTACCTGGCAAAAGTCCTGGACGTCCCTCTGGAAAAGGTAAATCTTTGCAGTTTACATTATGAAGTGAAAAAGATCCCTAAAAACCAATTTGTTTTACAATATGGTGAGGTCTGCAGACATATTTATTTTGTAGAAAAAGGGCTTTTGAAAATGTATTCTATTGATAAAAACGGGAAGGAACATATTATACAGTTTGCTCCGGAGAGCTGGCTGATTTCAGACCGGAGCAGTCTTTACTTTAATGAAAAATCCATTTATTATATCGAAGCGGTAGAAGATTCTGAAATTCTTATGCTGCATCCGGATTTTATCAGTAAGCTGGTCGGAGAGTTTCCAAACAGTCTTGAAAAAAGTGATATTCTGGTCCAGAAACATATTAAAAGCCTTCAGGACAGGATCAATTCTTTACTGGGGGAGACCGCAGAAGAACGTTACATGAAATTCATCAGGATGTATCCTGATCTGCTGTTAAGGGTTCCCCAATGGATGATCGCTTCTTATCTTGGAATCACTCCTGAAAGCTTAAGCAGGGTCAGAAAAGAACTGGCCCGGAAAAATTTTGTTACGGACAATAAATAAGCAAAGGAACGGAACCGGAAGAATGATGTTACAATATCTGTTCTCAGCGTTCTGTCGATAGGTAATCTATTCTGTGGCAACGGTTGATTTCGTGATTTCCCTTAATAATGTAAACGTATAGTCAGCGGAATAATGAAAGGCAGTATCTTTATGGTGCAGAACAATATCGTTTATAAAAAAATGTTTTAAATATGATCAGAATCATATCTGCCAGCAGTAGGTTTGTGTACTTTTGGGCAGTCATAAAATTAAATATAAAAGATTTCTGACATTTCACATTACAAAAATAAATATTATGAAAAACATCCTAACATTAGGCCTTGTCGCTGGCTTACTAGTCGTAAGTTGTAAAAAAAGTACTGAAAACAGTGTTGATTCAAATGTAGATACAGCTGCAGCTGATACAATGACAACGATGCCTGCAACTACTGATACCGCAACTACTGCAACTACTGCTACAGCAGACACTGCTGTTTCTCCAACATCTAATTCTAAAATTAATGCTGCGAACAGTGCACAGGATACCAGAGATACTGCTGTAACCAGAAAATAAAGTATATTTTACTGCATTTAAAAATATCCACCTGAAAAGGCGGATATTTTTTTTGTTTTTATATTGATGAAATTAAGGAAATTAACACATTTTAACGTTTATAAGAATGAATACGGTTCACTTCTTGCAGAGGTTGTTTTCAGAGGAAAGTAGGATCATTTAATGATCTTTTTAAGAAATTTCACATCATAAATGTTAAATTTTGAAATCACAAACAGATGATCATGTGCAGTTCATAAAAAAGAATTTTCAATGAGCTTTAATATAAAAACCATACAACTATGAAAACAATAAGCTGCATGAAGATTGATGAAGATCTTCTGAAATCAAATGGCGGTGAAATTAAAAATTACAATTCAAAGGATTTTATTTTTCGTAGCGGAGACAAACCTTTGTATTATTGGCAGATCGTCGAAGGAACAATAAAGCTTAACCACTATAATGAAGACGGAAAAGAGTTTGTTCATAATATTCTGGGAGAAAATCAGAGTTTTGGCGATGCATGCCTTTTTGTAGAGAAAACCTATCCGATGAATGCTTATACGCTTACCCCGTGTACTGTTATAAAACTACCCAAAAATAAGCTTTTTTCTATCCTCAAGGAAAACCCGGAAATTTCATTTGAGATGAACAGCTGCCTTTCTCACAGGGTATATCATAAAATGATCATGATGCAGAGTATCGCATCGGCCAGTCCTGTTATCAGGATCAGAGGTTTGATGGATTATCTCAAAAGCTTTCAGGAGGATTGTTCCGCATTTTCTTTTCCTGTAAAGCTGACGCGACAGCAGATTGCTGACTTTACAGGACTGAGAGTGGAGACTGTAATCCGCACCCTTAAAAAAATGGAACAGGAAAATTCACTTAAGTTTGAAAAAAGAGTGATTTTTTTCTAATATGTGACTGTGGTCATAGTTATTTGATTTCTAATTGTTTATATTTGAGGTAATGATAATAAAAATTATAATTCCGTTTGTACTTTTTGGGATTATAATTTGTAATTCTTCACCTAGGAGTCGAGTTGTTGTGCAGTGCCAAATGCATACGGCAATGGGAAGAATTTATGCGGGCTGTCTATCGGTTTAGAGATAACATAAGGAGGAGTTATTGTACATCATAAGCCTGATCCTGCTGTTCAAATAAAGTTATTCATCATTCAAAATATCAATATGGATTGTAAGAGAATCGTGAGATCATTGAAACAGGATCAGTTCATCAAGGTGGACAATGCCGGGAAATGGTTTGAAGAAGGTTCTGCCATCTACGCCAAAGAAATAAAACAGAATATTTTTTTACTGTTTATTATTTTAAAAGATATAGAGATAGAGAATATTCAGGCGCTCATTGCCCATTTTGACAGCTTCGGCAGTATCGGAATGAAGAAACCGGAGCAGGTGATGTTTTACCTTTCAATAAGGGACAAAGATGATCTGCATTATTTTGAAAAGTATATGAAAATTTCTGATAATTAATAAACGTAAA encodes:
- a CDS encoding porin family protein, whose amino-acid sequence is MKKLILGLAVTAGSLAFAQQTPVTSSSPVAFGVKAGMNVSSITNDSGLDDQGSKIGFNAGVFANIPIASSFSIQPEVLYSQYGDKYDQTVLGTRYSSSRHLDYIAVPVMFQYNVIPNLYLEAGPEFGFMVNAKNKAKNETNNETISESGDYKDSLNKFNFGIGIGAGYYFTDNIGITARYVAGLTDIAKDRPSGSDAIRNNVFQVGLAFKFR
- the pncA gene encoding bifunctional nicotinamidase/pyrazinamidase: MKKALIVVDVQNDFCEGGALAVPGANEVIPYINLLMEDNEYDQIILTQDWHPSNHKSFASNNGRKIGESIILNGVPQFMWPDHCVQGTSGAEFHKDLNRDKVTHIVQKGKNTEIDSYSGFQDNNHFMKTGLDDFLKYHEIQLVEIVGLAMDYCVKFTCTDAVANGYVTCLHFNGTRAVNVKPDNGRDAIYEMIQKGVTVLG
- a CDS encoding Crp/Fnr family transcriptional regulator → MKNINNYLAKVLDVPLEKVNLCSLHYEVKKIPKNQFVLQYGEVCRHIYFVEKGLLKMYSIDKNGKEHIIQFAPESWLISDRSSLYFNEKSIYYIEAVEDSEILMLHPDFISKLVGEFPNSLEKSDILVQKHIKSLQDRINSLLGETAEERYMKFIRMYPDLLLRVPQWMIASYLGITPESLSRVRKELARKNFVTDNK
- a CDS encoding porin family protein: MTKLFLSLAVTVSTLVLAQENTKPTSSPVSFGLKAGFNLSRVSSDYAEFKAGFNGGAFVNIPVSSKFSVQPEVIYNGLGAQHYTYYYYSDYYAYYVDYTDARLNLDYISVPVMLQYNILPELYVEAGPQFGFLVGTHVRVNGESVKVKKDYEGFDFGIGLGVGYYFTPNIGITGRYTAGITDILKNNPGSSVRNNAFQIGMAYNFR
- a CDS encoding YfiT family bacillithiol transferase; amino-acid sequence: MSDLEKKKFPIGPFEAPENICDIMLDEHIKVIRDFPGRLKNLIEDFSDDQLDTPYREGGWTVRQLVNHLADSHINSFMRFKLALTEENPTIKPYDEARWAELQDSINMPVKPAMRMIKGTHQRWVALLKSLTNKQFERTFNHPEHRKSNNLRFYLAMYAWHCNHHYAHIENLKTERGW
- a CDS encoding Crp/Fnr family transcriptional regulator; the protein is MKTISCMKIDEDLLKSNGGEIKNYNSKDFIFRSGDKPLYYWQIVEGTIKLNHYNEDGKEFVHNILGENQSFGDACLFVEKTYPMNAYTLTPCTVIKLPKNKLFSILKENPEISFEMNSCLSHRVYHKMIMMQSIASASPVIRIRGLMDYLKSFQEDCSAFSFPVKLTRQQIADFTGLRVETVIRTLKKMEQENSLKFEKRVIFF
- the ytxJ gene encoding bacillithiol system redox-active protein YtxJ produces the protein MSFFDKIFGGKQEDSEQKSFWKNIENEEDLKAAIEASYQHKIGIFKHSTSCFISKTVLRNFEKELEGQDGNPVVYYLDLLAHRPLSNKIAEDFGIRHESPQFIVLENGKAINNASHQDISLSQLV
- a CDS encoding pseudouridine synthase → MSRDNNSGKPKRPRTSTRNNSDDSRASRSGNSSGSKPFKKPFPKAGERNSDSKRSGDTSYQARMDKKFGKTEQEPFITNPGEEKKPFAKSAPKRGGSRPTKSFDTRDKYERGSLKYGRRPGSGDDRNQDGAKSFVQKRRLNKIEKDIHKDTIRLNKYIANSGICSRREADELITQGLVEVNGKVVTEMGYQVQKVDKVVFDGQNITPEKPVYVLLNKPKGYISTTKDDKARKTVMDLVANASPYRVFPVGRLDRSTTGVILLTNDGHMTKKLTHPSFDAKKIYHVTLDKKLTNEDMKLIAEGIRLDEGIAVVDQISFIEGKPKNEIGIEIHIGWNRVIRRIFQRLGYEVEALDRVMFAGLTKKNIKRGHWRILTELEVNNLKML
- a CDS encoding DUF1569 domain-containing protein — protein: MRKTLHNRLFFEEIVTRISRLSENSSGKWGKMNAAQMLRHCDLVLQIALKKIDIPKINPLFEAIGFLTKKEMQIFNNGIPRNMPTFQKLIINFECDFNDSRKGLLKTLEEYWFAYQNNNLPDRHVLFGKMREKDWGFLEYKHLHHHLKQFKV
- the aroB gene encoding 3-dehydroquinate synthase, with the protein product MITIADDNFSQLNDFLQEKTFSKIFILVDENTHEYCLPVLLGNLETDLAFEILEIEAGEEMKNIQTANQLWEILTEMQADRKALVINLGGGVITDMGGFVASTYKRGIKFINIPTTLLSMCDASIGGKTGIDLMHFKNMVGTFAFPEKIFVYPKFLETLPFKELRSGFAEMLKHGLIADKKHWEALIQIQKLDAESLVPCIQQSMDIKQEVVQQDFYEQNIRKSLNFGHTIGHAVESLCLEQGNPVLHGEAVAAGMICEAHLSYLEGLVSEEDQSIIVDNIRRYYPYLDISDFKDEEITAFLLNDKKNTENKINFSLITGIGSCGFDIRCSDKNIVKAIHFYRKLIDN
- a CDS encoding porin family protein, with protein sequence MKKLFLGLAMTAGALLSAQQTSGPAGTGPVRFGIKAGANAASFNEQKFGTNVMKLGLYGGVYADFPISQLFSFQPEVLYSQMGAESVDIEKTEVDENIKGSKVSLNYISVPLMLQIRPGKRFYIEAGPEFSYFLNGKSEGEKAVTTVVNGVTVTNSESFSENIQNDDINKFNVGLGLGLGYYFSDHLGINARYVNSLTDIGKDRVDGQSIVTNRVFQLGLNYKF
- a CDS encoding DEAD/DEAH box helicase, producing the protein MSFESLGLSHHIIRSVNKLGYLKPFPIQEQAVPVILQGKDLMGIAQTGSGKTACFVMPILEKLQNGEVKKDRNVQVLILVPTRELAIQIDEVFRAFTENLKREIRTMAVYGGVSINPQMKGLFGVEVLIATPGRLLDLIDHNALSISEIQHLVIDEADKMFQLGFEEEMNKLFSLMPVIKQTTLFSATLNDKVSEMKERLAIDPVIIEIRKQEVEIDHIEQLAYHVSPENKGPFLRYLIKEKKVEKALIFVSSTRAADNLVEKLKKNKIKAVAIHSQKSQGARRNNLEEFRVNGAQILVATDLIGRGIHIDALPCVINYELPRSPLDYVHRIGRTGRAHEKGTAISILTDDELQHFRVIQKKMGKRVTLQRTEGIDLHGY
- a CDS encoding porin family protein — protein: MKKLFLGLAISAGSLIFAQETVKTSTSPVKFGIKAGLNVSSVNADDSKAKAGIYGGFFANIPVATSFSVQPELLYNGMGAKHKDLSDVRLNLDYISIPVMLQYNILPELYLEAGPQFSFAINRKIKGDGGSADVQNFYKGFDFGVGLGAGYYFAQGFGLTARFVAGATDIIENNNNNDAVRNSVFQIGIAYKF